In Phaseolus vulgaris cultivar G19833 chromosome 10, P. vulgaris v2.0, whole genome shotgun sequence, a single genomic region encodes these proteins:
- the LOC137819237 gene encoding uncharacterized protein, with amino-acid sequence MASDGSEEFRLVSPAISNEGKLPRNFTEEGHGAKKNISPPLEWYNLPQGTQTLALVVEDIDAPDPSGPIVPWTQWVVVNIPATVKGLPEGFSGKEMGGDYAGIKEGNNDLKVPGWCCPKLPTHGHRIQFKLYALDKEVHLGNKVTKEKLLEVAIEGHLLGEATLMAIN; translated from the exons ATGGCTAGCGACGGCAGCGAGGAGTTCAGGCTAGTGTCACCGGCGATCAGCAACGAGGGGAAGCTACCGCGGAACTTCACTGAGGAGGGGCATGGGGCGAAGAAGAACATATCCCCACCGTTGGAGTGGTACAACCTGCCTCAGGGCACGCAGACCTTGGCGCTGGTTGTGGAGGACATCGACGCGCCTGACCCCTCGGGACCCATTGTGCCTTGGACGCAATGGGTTGTGGTGAACATTCCGGCGACAGTGAAGGGGCTTCCGGAGGGGTTCTCCGGGAAGGAGATGGGTGGGGATTACGCCGGGATCAAGGAAGGGAACAATGACTTGAAGGTGCCGGGTTGGTGTTGCCCTAAGTTGCCCACGCATGGCCACAGAATCCAGTTTAAGCTTTATGCTTTGGATAAAGAAGTTCACCTTGGGAACAAG GTGACTAAGGAAAAGTTATTGGAAGTTGCCATAGAAGGACATCTTCTAGGAGAAGCAACCTTGATGGCTATAAACTAA
- the LOC137816840 gene encoding uncharacterized protein, with translation MTDLPIRKVLQKPDVAGRMARSAVELSEFDIHYESRGPVKGHIYADFVLELSSAATHQEGSGFRWVLFVDGSSNQQGSGAGVILEGPYGLLIEQTLRFAFKASNNQVEYEALIARMLLAKEMGAKGLLAKSDSLLVTGQVTREYQAKDPQMATYLEYVQVLKESFEVF, from the coding sequence ATGACAGACCTTCCAATCCGCAAGGTCCTGCAAAAGCCAGATGTAGCAGGCAGAATGGCACGATCGGCGGTGGAACTGTCTGAATTTGACATACACTACGAATCTAGAGGCCCCGTCAAGGGCCATATCTATGCTGACTTCGTATTGGAACTCTCCTCGGCAGCCACACACCAAGAAGGGTCAGGTTTCAGGTGGGTGCTCTTTGTAgatggttcctcaaaccaacaaggtagtGGAGCTGGTGTTATCTTGGAAGGACCATATGGGTTGCTGATTGAGCAGACCCTGCGGTTCgctttcaaggccagcaacaaccaagtagagtatgaggccctgatcgcgagaatgttgttggctaaggagatgggagcgaaGGGGttgttggcaaagagtgactctttGTTAGTTACAGGCCAAGTCACGAGGGAATACCAAGCtaaagaccctcagatggccACATACCTGGAATATGTCCAGGTCCTGAAGGAGTCGTTCGAAGTGTTTTAG
- the LOC137816824 gene encoding uncharacterized protein, with amino-acid sequence MIQETLKTPRTTTDNVAEIQQVITSEGTRRSHRSLTQETVKTLRISKYLVAGEIAPQVYQVESGETWMTVYQRYLADEVLPLELVEARKIKKNLSKYTLIDGKLFRHGFTHSILVCVDGEQCTRIMAELHEGICGSHIGGRSLSSKAIRAGYYWTTMREDCTRYTQRCKQCQQHVDKHKAPQRS; translated from the coding sequence AtgattcaggagaccctgaagacaCCCCGAACTACCACGGACAATGTGGCAGAAATTCAACAGGTTATCACATCGGAAGGGACGaggaggagtcatcggtcgCTAACGCAAGAGACAGTGAAAACACTCAGAATAAGCAAGTACCTAGTTGCTGGGGAAATAGCGCCGCAAGTTTACCAGGTTGAATCAGGAGAAACCTGGATGACGGTCTACCAGCGCTACTTAGCCGATGAAGTACTCCCGTTAGAACTCGTAGAAGCtcgaaaaatcaagaaaaatttgagcaagtacaccctgatcgaTGGGAAACTGTTCAGGCACGGATTCACCCATTCTATATTGGTATGCGTAGACGGTGAACAATGCACGCGCATCATGGCAGAACtacatgaagggatatgcggtagCCACATCGGTGGCCGATCTCTCTCGTCAAAGGCCATTCGTGCAGGGTATTACTGGacaaccatgagggaagattgcacgaGATACACCCAgcggtgcaagcagtgccaacaacatgTTGATAAGCACAAGGCGCCCCAGAGGAGTTGA